CCCACAGGACTTTACCGTCTTTAAAGGCCTGAACCCACCTGCCCTCGGTGCCGATGAGCAGAATATCGTTGTCGGAAAGAGCTGAGGAATAGGCTATCCCCCTTGTTGGTGCCTTCCAGAGAAGCTTTCCGTCGGGACTCAGCAGTTCAGCGTAGTATCCGAAGGCCAGCCCAATCGCTCCGTTCTCGTTTAAGGCCATCGAGAAGACGGCGCATGTGTCGGAGTAGCTCCAGAGATGGGAGGGCTCAAGGGCAAAGGCGTATGGAATGACTAGCAGGATAAGTGCGATTGCAACGAATGTTTTGCTTTTCATCTCACACACCGGCATTCGTTCGGACAACCTAATAAAAAGCTTTCCGGTGTATAGTTGCTAAAACACTTTTGTTCTTCTTTCCCCGTTAGGCTAAACAAACGATGTAAACCTTTGGTTTAGAATTCTCGGGTTTAAAAACGCTTTTTTAGGCTCCGGCAGAGTTCATACTGAGGAACAAAAATGGTCGTGTGTATGTTTATGTTCATCGGAGGTGATTGGGTTGAGATACGTTAAGTTGCCGAAAGAAAACACCTATGAGTTCCTCGAAAGGCTCAAGGAGTGGGGCAAGCTCTATGCCCCTGTAAGGATTTCAGAGAAGTTCTACGATTTCCGCGAAGTTGACGACGTCAGAAAGGTGGAATTTCACTACAACAGGACGATAATGCCTCCGAAAAAGTTCTTCTTCAGGCCTAGGGAAAAGCTCTTCGAGTTCGACCTGAGGAAGCCCGAATACAGGGAAACGATTGAAGACGTTGAACCCTTTGTCCTCTTTGGAGTGCACGCCTGCGACATCTTTGGCCTGAAAATACTCGACACCGTTTACCTCGACGAGCTTCCCGACAAGTATTACAGGGTTCGCAGGGAGAAGGGAATCATAATCGGAATAAGTTGCATGCCAGATGAGTACTGCTTCTGCAACCTAAGGGAGACCGATTTTGCCGATGACGGCTTTGACCTGTTCTTCCACGAGCTCCCAGATGGATGGCTGGTTAGGGTTGGAACCCCCACCGGCCACAGAATAGTGGACAAGAACATCGAGCTCTTTGAAGAGGTTACAACAAAGGATATCTGCGCCTTCAGGGAGTTCGAGAGGAAGAGAAGCGAGGCCTTCAGGTACCACGAGGACTGGAGCGACCTGAGGTATCTCCTTGAGCTCGAAATGGAGCACCCCATGTGGGACGAGGAGAGCGAGAAATGCCTGGCATGTGGAATATGCAACACCACTTGCCCCACCTGTCGCTGTTATGAAGTGCAGGACGTGGTGAACCTTGACGGAGTTACGGGCTATCGGGAAAGGCGCTGGGACTCCTGCCAGTTTAGAAGTCATGGCTTAGTTGCCGGCGGTCACAACTTCAGACCAACCAAAAAGGACCGCTTTAGAAACCGCTACCTCTGTAAAAACTCCTACAACGAAAAGCTGGGCCTAAGCTTCTGTGTGGGATGTGGTCGCTGTACGGCATTCTGTCCGGCGGGGATTAGCTTTGTGAGGAACCTGCGCGTCATCCTCGGCCTCGAAGAGCGCTCTTGCCCCGGGAAAATAGCCGAAGAGATTCCAAAGAAAGGTTTTGCCTATGCGGAAAACATCAGGGGTGAGGACGTATGAGCGAATTACCCAAGGATATTATGATGCCCGACGATAACCCGTACGCCCTCCACAGGGTTAAGGTTCTGAAGGTCTACCAGCTCACGGAAAAGGAAAAGCTCTTCCTTTTCCGCTTTGAGGACCCGAAGATAGCCGAGAAGTGGACCTTCAGGCCGGGCCAGTTCGTCCAGCTGACCATTCCCGGCGTTGGAGAGGTGCCGATAAGCATCTGCTCCTCGCCGATGAGAAGGGGCTTCTTTGAGCTGTGCATCAGAAAGGCGGGAAGGGTGACAACTGTAGTCCACAGGCTTAAGCCCGGAGATACGGTTCTCGTTCGCGGTCCCTACGGCAACGGCTTCCCTGTTGATGAGTGGGAGGGCATGGATTTACTCCTCATCGCCGCTGGACTGGGAACGGCCCCGCTGAGGAGCGTTTTCCTTTACGCGATGGACAACCGCTGGAAGTACGGCAACATAACGTTCATCAATACTGCCCGCTACGGTAAAGACCTGCTCTTTTACAAGGAGCTTGAGGCAATGAAGGACCTAGCGGAAGCTGAGAACGTCAAAATAATCCAGAGCGTAACCAGAGACCCGGACTGGCCAGGGAGACACGGCAGGCCCCAGAAGTTTATCCCAGAGGCAAACACCGACCCCAAGAAGACGGCCATAGCCATCTGCGGTCCCCCGAGGATGTACAAGTCAGTCTTCGAGGCCCTCATAGAATACGGTTACAAGCCAGAGAACATCTACGTAACCCTGGAGAGGAAGATGAAGTGCGGAATCGGAAAATGTGGTCACTGCGTTGCCGGAACGAGCACGAGCTGGAAGTACATTTGCAAAGACGGGCCGGTTTTCGGCTACTTTGATATAGTTTCAACACCCGGGTTGCTCGACTGAGGTGATGGGAATGGAGGAGAAAAAAATCCGCATCGGGTTTTACGCTCTAACCTCATGCTACGGCTGTCAGCTCCAGTTAGCTATGATGGACGAGCTCCTACAACTCATTCCAAACGCTGAAATCGTATGCTGGTACATGCTCGAGAGGAACAGCGTCGAGGATGAGCCGGTTGACATAGCCTTTATCGAAGGAAGCGTCTCTACGGAGGAAGAAGTTGAACTCGTTAAGAAAATCCGCGAGAACGCGAAGATAGTGGTGGCCGTCGGTTCCTGTGCCGTTCAGGGCGGTGTCCAGAGCTGGGAAAAGGATAAGCCACTTGAGGAGCTCTGGAAGACGGTTTACAGCGATGCCAAGGTCAAGTTCCAGCCCAAGATGGCCGAGCCAGTCTCGAAGTACATCAAGGTGGACTACAACATCTACGGCTGTCCACCGGAGAAGAGGGACTTCCTCTACGCCCTCGGGACGTTCCTAATAGGTTCCTGGCCGGAGGACATAGATTATCCAGTCTGCCTTGAGTGCAGGCTGAACGGAAATCCGTGCGTGCTTCTGGAGAAGGGTGAGCCCTGCCTCGGCCCGATAACGAGGGCCGGGTGTAACGCCCGCTGTCCTGCTTATGGTATAGCGTGCATCGGTTGCAGGGGCGCGATAGGCTACGACGTTGCCTGGTTCGACTCGCTCGCGAGGGTCTTCAAGGAGAAGGGTCTGACCAAGGAGGAAATCCTGGAGAGAATGAAGATTTTCAACGCCCACAATCCAAAGGTCGAGGAAATGGTCAACAAGATATTCGAGGGGGTGAAAGAATGAGCAGGGTTTACCTCCCAATCACCGTTGACCACATAGCGAGAGTGGAAGGCAAAGGCGGGGTTGAGATTGTAGTTGGCGACGATGGCGTCAAGGAGGTCAAGCTCAACATCATCGAAGGGCCGAGGTTTTTCGAGGCCATAACCATAGGCAAAAAACTCGAGGAGGCCCTGGCCGTTTACCCGAGGATATGCTCCTTCTGTTCGGCGGCGCACAAACTGACCGCGGTGGAAGCGGCGGAGAAGGCGATAGGATTCACCCCGCGCGAGGAGATTCAGGCCCTAAGGGAGGTCCTCTACATAGGCGATATGATAGAGAGCCACGCTCTCCACCTCTACCTTCTCGTTCTGCCCGACTACCTCGGCTACTCCGGGCCACTCCACATGGTTGAGGAATACAGGAAGGAGATAGGAATAGCACTCGACCTCAAAAACCTCGGGAGCTGGATTATGGATGAGCTGGGAGCGAGGGCCATACACCAGGAGAACGTCATCCTGGGTGGCTTCGGAAAGCTTCCCGGCAAAAGCGTTCTTGAGAAAATGAAGGAGCGCCTGAAGGAAGCCTTACCCAAAGCGGAATACACCTTTGAGATCTTTACTAAGCTTGAACAGTACGAGGAAGTTGAGGGGCCGATAACCCACTTGGCGGTAAAACCGAGGGGTAACGCCTACGGAATCTACGGGGACTACATAAAGGCCAGCGACGGCAACGAGTTCCCGAGTGAAGAGTATAAGGAGCACATAAAGGAGTTCGTCGTTGAACACAGCTTTGCGAAGCACTCCCACTACCATGGGAAGCCCTTCATGGTCGGAGCCATATCGCGCGTCGTCAACAACTCAAGACTCCTCTACGGGAAGGCCAAAGAACTCTACGAGGACCACAAAGAGTTGCTCAGGCCAACGAACCCCTTCGCCAACAACCTTGCTCAGGCCCTCGAGCTCGTCTACTTCATCGAGCGTGGAATCGACCTCATCGATGATGCCCTCGCCAAATGGCCCTTCAGAGCCAAAGACGAGGTAAAGATTAAGGACGGCTTTGGCGTCTCTACCACGGAAGCACCGCGTGGAATACTCGTCTACGCCCTTGAAGTCAAGGACAGAAGGGTGGCTTACGCTGACATAATAACGCCGACGGCCTTCAACCTGGCGATGATGGAGGAGCACGTCAGGATGATGGCAGAGAAGCACTACAACGATGACCCGGAGAGGCTGAAGCTTTTGGCCGAGATGGTGGTGAGAGCCTACGACCCGTGCATCTCCTGTTCAGTGCACGTGGCGAGGCTCTGACCTCTCAACTTTTTTAAGGTCTTTAAACTAACTAAAACCGGGGAGAGAGATGGGGGAGGTTGTTATTCAAGTCGTCGTTCCCGATGGCTACGAGGAGGCCTTTAAAAAAGAGGTTGAGGAGATGGCCAAATACCTTCGAAACAGGGAGAGGCTAAAGAAAAAGATGGAAAAGCTCTTTGGAATGCTAAAAACCGACAAAACGTGGAAGGAAATGAAGAGGGAGATGTATGAAGGGCGTCTTGCTCGATACCTCGATTCTCCTTGAGCACTTCAAAGGAAATCCCAAGGCCAGAAACGTTCTCCTGAGTTTAATGGAGTCCGATGTAGTTCTCTTCATTAACCCTATAATCTTCAGTGAGGTCGTTTATCTGCTTCTCGGCTTCTATTCCGATGTATCTCCAAGAAGCCTGAAGGGAAAGCCTGAAAAGCTACCTGAGGAGCTTGACCTCGTTTTTGAAGTCCTTGAAGAATACGCCTTTGTGGAACTTGGAGAGAAAACTTCTCTGATAGCTAGAGACCTCATTAGGAAATACGCCATGCTCCCGAACGACGCCTTAATCCTAGCGACCTGCATAGAGCACGGCTTCTCCTTGGCGACGCTCGATGAGGATTTTAAAATCCCAGCGAAAGAAGAGGGAATTCAGTTGCTGGGCGTATGAATAAAAAGAAAGGGAAAGTCAACCGCTCATTCTCTCGCAGGGGAAGTAAACCTTGCCAACGAAGCCCTCTCCTGTGGGTCCAACGATGTAAACGTCCCCTATTGAGTACCTGTAAACGATAACCATGTTCCCACTCTTGGATTTACATATACCGGGCAGAACATACGTTCCGTTTATGAATTCAACTTGGGGAGCATTGGCAATCTGGATTGGCTCGTGGAACTTCATGGTAATGTTGAACGTCTCGTTCCACAGGGTTATTCTTTTCACGGACACGAGAAGGGGCCTCACAAGGTAATTGGCTCCGTACTTCTCGACCTCATAGTTGACGGTCATATCAACGGTTTTGTTGGGGACTCCCGAAACCCTAATGTTCAGAAGAACAATGGAGCCGTTGATAAGAAAAGCTGTTAGTGAAAGAGGATCGCGGGACTCGTTGTACTCATAAACTGGAATCATGTATGTGGGAACCATATAAACATCGTTTGAGAGCCTGAATGTTGAAAGGTTGTAAACAGGCCCCCCGGCCTTTATGAATATCACCGGATATGAGTAGTGAACGACTATGTGACGGTAGCCTGTGAAATTGGCCGTGACGTTAACCGTTACGGCAGTTACGTTGATGGGGACTTTAAACGGAACCTCTGTAACGTTGAGGGAAAAGCTCTGAGAAGCCGATGAATTTCTTCCAACCTGCACGAGGCATCCAGCCGAAAAAACCGCCAGGATGAGAACAAGGACCATAATCTTCTTTGCCATAGGAACATCCCTCACATGTTTCTTTGATACTATTATGACAACTGTCAGTTGTATATATAAGGGTTTTGGTAAAACTTCATAAACATCGGGGGGAACTCAATTGGGGGAGTATATGAGAAC
This DNA window, taken from Thermococcus sp., encodes the following:
- the hydG gene encoding NADPH-dependent hydrogenase/sulfhydrogenase 1 subunit gamma, with translation MSELPKDIMMPDDNPYALHRVKVLKVYQLTEKEKLFLFRFEDPKIAEKWTFRPGQFVQLTIPGVGEVPISICSSPMRRGFFELCIRKAGRVTTVVHRLKPGDTVLVRGPYGNGFPVDEWEGMDLLLIAAGLGTAPLRSVFLYAMDNRWKYGNITFINTARYGKDLLFYKELEAMKDLAEAENVKIIQSVTRDPDWPGRHGRPQKFIPEANTDPKKTAIAICGPPRMYKSVFEALIEYGYKPENIYVTLERKMKCGIGKCGHCVAGTSTSWKYICKDGPVFGYFDIVSTPGLLD
- the hydA gene encoding NADPH-dependent hydrogenase/sulfhydrogenase 1 subunit alpha — translated: MSRVYLPITVDHIARVEGKGGVEIVVGDDGVKEVKLNIIEGPRFFEAITIGKKLEEALAVYPRICSFCSAAHKLTAVEAAEKAIGFTPREEIQALREVLYIGDMIESHALHLYLLVLPDYLGYSGPLHMVEEYRKEIGIALDLKNLGSWIMDELGARAIHQENVILGGFGKLPGKSVLEKMKERLKEALPKAEYTFEIFTKLEQYEEVEGPITHLAVKPRGNAYGIYGDYIKASDGNEFPSEEYKEHIKEFVVEHSFAKHSHYHGKPFMVGAISRVVNNSRLLYGKAKELYEDHKELLRPTNPFANNLAQALELVYFIERGIDLIDDALAKWPFRAKDEVKIKDGFGVSTTEAPRGILVYALEVKDRRVAYADIITPTAFNLAMMEEHVRMMAEKHYNDDPERLKLLAEMVVRAYDPCISCSVHVARL
- a CDS encoding type II toxin-antitoxin system VapC family toxin, whose protein sequence is MKGVLLDTSILLEHFKGNPKARNVLLSLMESDVVLFINPIIFSEVVYLLLGFYSDVSPRSLKGKPEKLPEELDLVFEVLEEYAFVELGEKTSLIARDLIRKYAMLPNDALILATCIEHGFSLATLDEDFKIPAKEEGIQLLGV
- the hydD gene encoding NADPH-dependent hydrogenase/sulfhydrogenase 1 subunit delta, which codes for MEEKKIRIGFYALTSCYGCQLQLAMMDELLQLIPNAEIVCWYMLERNSVEDEPVDIAFIEGSVSTEEEVELVKKIRENAKIVVAVGSCAVQGGVQSWEKDKPLEELWKTVYSDAKVKFQPKMAEPVSKYIKVDYNIYGCPPEKRDFLYALGTFLIGSWPEDIDYPVCLECRLNGNPCVLLEKGEPCLGPITRAGCNARCPAYGIACIGCRGAIGYDVAWFDSLARVFKEKGLTKEEILERMKIFNAHNPKVEEMVNKIFEGVKE
- the hydB gene encoding NADPH-dependent hydrogenase/sulfhydrogenase 1 subunit beta, with the translated sequence MRYVKLPKENTYEFLERLKEWGKLYAPVRISEKFYDFREVDDVRKVEFHYNRTIMPPKKFFFRPREKLFEFDLRKPEYRETIEDVEPFVLFGVHACDIFGLKILDTVYLDELPDKYYRVRREKGIIIGISCMPDEYCFCNLRETDFADDGFDLFFHELPDGWLVRVGTPTGHRIVDKNIELFEEVTTKDICAFREFERKRSEAFRYHEDWSDLRYLLELEMEHPMWDEESEKCLACGICNTTCPTCRCYEVQDVVNLDGVTGYRERRWDSCQFRSHGLVAGGHNFRPTKKDRFRNRYLCKNSYNEKLGLSFCVGCGRCTAFCPAGISFVRNLRVILGLEERSCPGKIAEEIPKKGFAYAENIRGEDV